ACAATTTTTACTTTTGCAAACATCCCAACAATCATTTTTTTTGTATTCTTCCCCACAGGATCAAGGTATACTTCAGCTGCACGACTCTTAATATCAAGCACAGGAGACACTTCTGAAATTCTTGCTCCAAATTTTTCACTAGGATAAGATTCAATCTCAATAACTGCATTATTACCAGGCTTAACATCTAGAATATATCTCTCAGACACATAAGCCCTAATTTGGGTCGTATCTATTCTACCTATTAAAGCAATACTTGTTTGGGGTCCAACTGTTTCACCAATTTTACGATTAACGGTTAAAACATACCCAGAAATCGGAGCCTTTACAGGGCTTTTTAAATAAAGAGCCCCTGGCTTTGACGGATCAAGAGTTGCAATTACTTGCCCTTTCTTCACATAAGTCCCAAGTCTTACATTAAGGGTCATTATTTTACCTG
This is a stretch of genomic DNA from Borrelia sp. P9F1. It encodes these proteins:
- a CDS encoding efflux RND transporter periplasmic adaptor subunit — its product is MQEGMIGEGVDEPYKFPVIVMKARKGALSDYIALNGDVDTKVKADVFPDTAGKIMTLNVRLGTYVKKGQVIATLDPSKPGALYLKSPVKAPISGYVLTVNRKIGETVGPQTSIALIGRIDTTQIRAYVSERYILDVKPGNNAVIEIESYPSEKFGARISEVSPVLDIKSRAAEVYLDPVGKNTKKMIVGMFAKVKIVTNHLSNVIKIPSSAVVERDGRRFVFRISDDTKTVQMLYPLIGFEVDDIVSIRDGINEDDLIVVEGMSALSDGAYVNISEIRDGLASEDNV